TAGCGTTCTGTGAATATTCTGTCAAAACTagactcataaaaaaaaaacaattttcccACAAAGGGCAGATGTTTTCTAATATTTCAGCTTGTAAAGTTAAAACAAATTTGACTGACAGTACCTGAGTGACAGACGTTTAGCTGCAGACAAGTATCTGTGAAATGTCAAATGACGCTTCTGCCCCACCTAAGCAAtgactaaaaaaacaacaaaagaaaaatatgaactgcattactaatcaaaaatatgcatttcatttttgactTGTTTCTTAAAACGAAACATTAATCTTACACAATGCGTGAACAGCAATGCGTAATTCAAGTTTAGAGCAAACATGTTGAATAGAGGCTATTCAAAGAACGTGCTGTACTCGATTTAAAAACTAGCCTCTATCTACTAATATCTGAATGTACCTATAGCATTATTTCCGTTAGTATAAAACCCGCTATGGTAAACAACAGTGTGACGCAGTAAGTAAATACACTTGCCTCGTGATGGGCTGGATGGATTCCTGTAAGTGAAAGTGAAGGATGCGCTGCTCCGTATCCCTTCAAAACAACACAATGCGCGCTCTCGCTCCTCAGCCCTTGTTTTGATCTGGTGTGATGGACTCTCAGCCTCAGTCTGCGGGTGAAGCCAGATTATTCCTCGCAGCGCATCTCAGTGCATCAGTGTATGTGCTCAAGCAGAAGAGGCTGAGGACATTGACATCGCCAGGACGACGTAAATCTGACTAATGTTCCAAGTGTGTTATGTAACGAGCAGCAAGAATTAACCCTTACATAGCCAAATGAGATTTAACAGGTCGGATTTAGTGACTTGCTGGTTTATACTGATGACAGTAACTTGTCATACGTTATgattttatcaaaagtgactttCAGAGCCATGTTTTATGGTTAATGTGATTGGGGTTTGacccacactcttaaaaaaataaaggttctttattaacatagatggttccatgaagaatctttaacatccatggaacctttccattgcacaaaatattctttatagtggaaaaaggttattagattattaaaatgtgcatCACACTATAGTGGAAAAATGGTCCTTTTAAGAAtttttcactgaaaggttctttggggaacccagAATGGTTCACTAATTTTCAAAAACACCAAACCGAAGTAAttcattatttgttttcttcaaaTTAACAAATCAAGTCCTTTCTCAATTGTGCTTTATTCCTGCTGAAAACAAATCCATGTGGTTTTGACCTGCTGAAAAGTGCCTAAAACCTTATTGTAGGCAATGGCTGGGAGACCATAAGATCAGAAAACCAGCTTAGTCTGGTTTCTGATGTTTATTTTCAGCAGGGTTCATACTTGAGCAGCACTGCTGACAGCAAAGACTGAGTGCAGTGAGTGGAGGCGTCAGCTCTCCATGGTGCTGAAGTCAACTTACCAAACGAGCGTTAAGTCATTGCGAATGGAAGTCATTCTCCAGATAAGATTCTCCGTGATAACTCAAGCCGATTGAGTATGACATCCAAATCATGTCAGAAGATTGAGCAAACCTATTTTTATACAAAAGATATGGTTTTATTTGATCTGATGTAGTTTAACCttttactttgattaaaaaaataaagttagtcTAATGAAACACCTGTGACCGACTAAATATATAGGCCTAGTGTATCTGCTGTATGTTATATGGTGGGCGCGCAGTTATATTGATATGGTGTTTTGCTGCCCTCTGCTGGTAGATACTAGAACGACGAGTTGCGTTTGACTGTTAGAATGCGTCAAATAAACCCCCAAACTGTGTTTGAGTACAGATGCATTTGTAGAAACTATCAGTTGTTAAAAAGTTACGTTGTGAGACAGTAGTTTCTTTGCACAAAtctgtgtatttaaaaattgtgttgTGGGGATAATAATGAAGCTGTGTGATAAGTTGCCATGCGatttgcaattaattaattacataatttgttGGCTAGAACAATGTTACCAGTTACATTCTCAACTCGACTTTATTTCTAGAGCACTTTCAAAACTACGAAGTGTTATACATAAAACTTACAAAATGAATCACATACATGATGCCGAagtcagtgttgggggtaacgcattacaagtaacgcaagttacgtaatattattacttttttcaagtaactagtaaagtaacgcattactttttaattgacaagaaaatatctgagttacttttttcaaataagtaacgccagttacttttcccccagTTTATTGACTAAAAGCTCTCCTTTCcctatgttgagagaaatcaggagtaagataTTATGttcagaataaatgtgaacatgcattaattcatttcactcacaaaaaacagattcagtattcctcaaaatgaataaaaacagtgtaattcaactcagaatatgacgcaaaactgcaataattaaatgaattcacaaaaatataactttcatattaaaaacaaacaagcaagccctgcccagatttaaaaagtaactcaaaagtaatgtaacacattactttccataaaaagtaactaagtaacgtaattagttacttttttagggagtaactcaatattgtaatgcattacttttaaaagtaactttccccaacactggccaAAGTCTCTGAGctgccaccaaaaaaaaaacaaaaaacaaaaaaaaaaaaaacaccatcttTACATGTCAGGCATGATCTCAAACCATTCTCACTGTTTCAGTAACTTCCTGAGTTAGTTCATAATTGGTCATAATTGTGTCACCTATAGTAAATGCAAACATGGAGAACATGACATATAATTTACTTTCAGTGAGAAATATTCACTGGAGTAaaaagtgtgacaactagcccagTCTTTCTGTGAATTCAGGTAAATTCTGAACATTTTTGCCAATTAAATGACTGGGGAAAATATCCTAATTAACCTGAATGTTGCTTACTTTGGAGTTTGTTGTTATAAACTTATTTGATATAATCaacctacactaccagtcaaaggttttggaacagtaagatttttaatgtgtgtgtgtgtgtgtgttttaaagtctcttctgctcaccaagcctgcatttatttgatccaatgtacagtaataacactaaaattttgaaaaaaaaaaaaaaaaaaaaaagaaattactatttaaaataactgttttctatttgaatgtattttaaaatgtaatttattcatgtgatttcaaagctgatttttttgcatcattactccagtcacatgatctttcagaaatcattctaataaaaacatttattattattattattattatttaatattattattattattattattattatgttgaaaatagctgagtagatttttttttaggtttatttaataaatagaatgttcagaagaagaaagtttaaaaaaaaaaaaaaagtttactgacttatactgactccaagctttcgAATCGTGTGTAATTTACAGAAGTTTTGTAAATGGtgtgtaattttacaaaaggtaaatgctgatcttttgatctttctattcgtcaaagaatcctgaaaaaagtactcaactgttttaaatattgataataataaatgtttctcaaacaccaaatcagcatattagaatgatttctgaaggatcatgtgacactgcagactggagtaatgatgctgaaaatgtagctttgatcacaggaataaattacattttaaaatacattcaaatagaaaacagttattttaaatagtacaaatatttcaaaatttctctgtttttggtatactttggatgaaataaatgcaggcttggtgaataaaagagacttcttttaaatcttactgttcaactGCTTactggtttgtttttgttttgataattTGTGTACAGAAGccattttttcttcaaaatgcaACGCTATCGCATTTTATGACCGCAAGGAGGCAGTGCAGCGCAAGATAACGGGACAGGTGAAGCTGGAGAATTAACCGAGTGTCTGCCGTCAGTTTTTGTGAGAACAGAATGAGACTTTTTACATGACAATTCCAGTAATTCATTTCAGTAAACATTTACATAGACAGGACTGCCTGTAAATTTGAccatacatacagtacataacTGTATTCCATTAAAGATTTAAACTTCTAACAAGTTCAAGTTATTTGGTCAATCATTGTGGAATTACGCTTCACAACACTAAATTCTCACCCAGCCTGTTCTTTCCCTGCAAATAAGCCCTCAATTTCAACCTTTCATTATAATAGTCTTGATTTAATAAGCAACTTTTATTTCCTACGGAACTTTTGCAGTCCTGTGCCCCGCAGTGAGGTACTTGTAGCCAGTGCAGTAGATCTGTGAATATTTTTGTCGACCTGTTAACCTCTGTCAACATGTTAGTCTACTTGGAAGGCCTGGCATCCTGTTGCTGGTGCAGAGACGGAGAGAAGACTATAACCCCCTCCCTCagtgacttattttatttcaagacaGACTCCTGAGACCTATAGCGtttctaacatttaaatatataggttcaaacataaaaaattgcatttaatgatattaaattattaggctatattacaatattttattataatattttattgtaaaacacacttattaaaatatgtattctTTATAATATGCCATTGTTATTATGTATGCTATTAGcctcattatcatcatcattaataataaaaatgcaactaCTACcagtagtactactactactaataatgttttaaaattaattttatatagcGAATATTATGATGACGTAAGAAAAGAAAACTTTGTAGGTGTATGGAGAATCTGGAGAAGTTCTCCAATAAATACAGGAGCGTCTGTGGAGTGGGCGTGACTCGTGAGCGAGTGTGTCTGCAGCCTCGCTCTCTTGAGCGTACAGCGCACTTCACTTGAGACACGCAACACAGATCCCGCGCTGTCCGCGCCTgtgaaacaaacacaaaccaaaaaaagCCCGGCTTCACTGGGAGACACGGCTCGCCTTCACTTTTTCGGGGACAGTAACACCATGGATGCCTTGCGAGCAGTCGCCTTCTACACGCTCTTCGTTTTCCTTTGGAGTTTACCGTGTTGCCAGTCAGCTGCGCTTCTGTCGCAGAAAAGGAACAAGGGTGCCAGGAGCGCGTATGATGGACAAAGGTCACCCAAATTTCTTAAAGAGATTTTCGCATCCTCTCCGGGCGCGACTCGTCGGGATGATTTTTTAAAGGACCCGGTTGTGCCTCACGATTACATGATCTCTATATACAGGACTTACTCCGCCGCTGAAAAACTGGGGCTCAATGCAAGTTTTTTCCGCTCTTCAAAGTCTGCAAATACCATAACAAGTTTTGTAGACAGAGGAAaaggtttgttttgttctgttttcttaCATGCATTATGTATCTGAATTGTGCACtctcaatatttaataattgaatcattattttatgtttaaggCTATgtgatataattattttaaaattttatatgctTTAAATACAGACTTGTGAAACAACGACTTTgtgttagttaaaaaaaaaataaaaatacaggcaTTTTgctctaaacaaaaaacatgaataGATCTAGATTACTGTTAAAGGGAAAAATAATGAGATCTTCCCCTGAAATTGGATGAATAATTTTCGAAGGTTTGTTTATATGTTAAGGGTTTGGTGATTACTCGTCCTGCCTGGGCCGCAATTTAGTGGTCAGCACGACCTCATATTTAGGCTAGTATAAAGTTATATTAGTTTTACGCTGACCCTAAGGTAACATGCCAATAAAACACTAATTGGTGCGTTTTCTAAATGAAGGCAATAAATCATTCCTTTAACATCCTCGCGCGCAAGCAGTCCGAGCTGTTCCCACAAACCTTTCAAAAATGCAAGGATAAACATACGAACGTAATAGTATTTCATTTTCTCTATTGttctgaaatgaaatattttatttgtacactACAAATGCATTCAACCGacacatacttttttttcaatattcaaaggtagttttcattttcaacaaTGTGAAACTGGAATTCCTTGCAACAAAGTAATTTTTTGAACGTTGTAGGGAAAAACGAACGCAAAAACACGCAACCGAATAAGGAAGACGGCGCAAACAGTGCACTTTTCCTTTGGAGATAAATGCGTTCGCAGAAAGAACAGAAGGGCAAGCTGATTTGATGAAAAAAGCTTCACTTTCCTCACTGATTTTGATTTGATGTGTCATTGGCTATGACCCTGCCCTGGACCCTCTGAGGGTTGCTTTGCATCAAACCGCTGATTGGAGTATTTGAACTGGGTGATCTAATTGAGTGTCCATGTCATAACATATCAAACACTGTCTATTCTCCCGTAATGAACTAGTTCAGCCAATGGAACATCACCAAAAGAGAAGAGCAAAAACCGGACACGGTCTTCAACTGTTGCTTTTTGGGCACTTTGCTGGCTTTATAGCCGTCAAACTGTGGATAGCGTAGTGCATTACGCGGGGTTACGCATCAAAACGTTTTTCTAAGCATCTTAAAGTGCTGTAGCAATCGGTGTGTAACTCTTACCATCAATACATCATGCAAAATCAAACCGTTCCAGTTGCCTGGCTGCAATACAGTGTCTTGGCTATATGCACCATGCGCGTCATTCGCTGCTGAATGTCATCAAGAATCATTTCCACTCAAGCGCCGTTCAATTATGATAAGGCAGTAATCTTTCTGTGTAACAGGAAGGAATTTCCTCCAAAACAGATAAGACATTTCCCCAAATTTTAGATCGTTATGGTTGCAAGATCAGACAAGAGCAAACGGAATGTATGAAAATTACTTTTGGCACTTGTAAGTAACTCATTAAAACGCAGATGGTGCCCCGGTAGCCACACCAAGacaagtctctctctctctctctttttctctctctcccatcgTACAGAATCGAATTATTGGAGAAGAATGTTTATTGATTAAACGCGAGCGATTGCGCGGCTGGGGTGATTTATGAATTTCTGTTAGTGGCCTTCACTTGTCTCGGTTATCTATTTAGGCCGTCGCGTAAACTCGTCCaagttttttttggtttttattttatatgcacaATAATCACTTTTGAACGGGGATGTTGTTTTTGGCGGAAGGGATGAAATATAAGCGGGGTGCATTTTAATGGGGTGGGAGGGAATTCAGAACTGTTAATTATTTGGTGACCTTGTATTCGATTTGTTTGAGGTCTTATAAAAACGCTAATGTGGACCATACGTGCACAGGAAcgaaaacaaacatttcatttgaattatttgaCAATTACGTTCACGCATGGACAAATAAAGTCATAACAATATTCATTTTCGATTTATCCTTtggaaatattaattaaaaccacaaattaaaTGCCGTTTGATTTAGTTTTAACTGCAGTgcagttttttgtatttaaccattaaaaagcaATCGGCTGTCGAACAGCCATATTAAAATTAGTCTGGTGTTATTCAAAATTATGCACGTATTTATCTGGGATTTTGTTCAGGCTAAATGATATCAGTGCCCAAGGCGTAGTTGGAGCGATAATAGTCTAATAGTTCGACTAAATTTCTTACATACACAAGCCCACAtgaattcagataaatgcttctCGTTTGGTCCGTCAGAGAGATAAAAGGCGGTGATAAAGTGCGACTAGGCCTCTGGATTCCTGAAGGGGAAAGAATGCATTAATTGTGCATTGTTCAACACGTACAGTATGTCGCTTTGTGTCTGGCgcactctttttttccccccactctctctctttctccctctcttccTCGCTATGACCACCAGATCTCTCTTATTTGCGTTATCACCTGTGCGTATTTATGAccaattattttgaaaaccaCACAAAAAAGGCATACCCAAATGACGTAAAGGTTTAAAATGGAACCAAAAACGCTTTAGATCCATGTATACTTTTACGTtctaaaagtaacttttttaaaaaaatctggcGATTTTGAAATGTATGTACTGATTCTTTATAGACCCGTAAAACTAATGCTGatttgagactttttttttaccccccccccaaaaaaaaaacccacatgcatcatttttctttttctttttttatttatttttttctataagaAAAGGGTTCTGTAACGCACGTAAGgtgtaaaatatttaagaacttttaattttagaattgcAGGTTTAAACCACTAATTTTTGCTCCACTGGTCAAGCACAAATGATTTCTCTGAAAATAACTGTCATCAATTATCTTTCTGTGGGCTACAGCTGGTTGCTCATATTTAGCTTCTTGTCTTGTCTAATTTTAGATGACTCTTTTATACTTGATTTTGTGTGAGTCTCGCACTTTCCAACTAAAATAAAGTCTGGTCCATTAGAATGTGAGCCAGCGGAGTGTTTATTTAACCATGcatcttctttttatttttgtttccaaGGTGCATTctgaaatgattaaatattttaaaatgttgaattgCTACAGTTCCCAAACTTaaagaaaaagcaaaacataGCCTATAATAACAACTGTGAGTTACAAAGCCACTGCATCTTAATCATATTCGTTtctacttgttttatttcagctaactACTGTTTTATACtcaattttgtgtgtattttccaACTTTAAGACTAAAAGAGAGCCGTAAATAAGGTTTAAGGATTTACCTGGGCCCTTTATGAGAATGTGAGTCACTCTAAGTGAATCTGACTGCAATTATTTCTCTTTATCTTGCAGACGATCTCACGCTCTCTCCTTTGCGAAGACAAACGTATCTGTTTGATGTCTCGACTCTCTCAGACAAAGAGGAGCTGGTCGGTGCTGAATTAAGGATATTTCGAAAACCGCCCGGGGATGTCCAACCGTCCCCATCAGACGTCTACAATCTTCATTTACTCTCGTGTCGATCAGAGAGGCCGTTGGCTTCCAGATCCCTTGATCTTCAGGATTCCCGAAAAGCAGAATGGGAGGTTTTGGACGTTTGgggaatttttaaaaacagacacGAAGGGAATCAGCTATGTCTCCAGCTCCAGGTTACGCATGGCAAATCTGAGACCGAAATCGACCTGAAGCAACTGGGTTTCCACCGGCACGGCCGAGCGCAGCAAGAGAAGGCCATACTGGTGGTCTACACGCGGTCTAGGAAAAGAGAAAACTTGTTCAATGAGATGAAAGAGAAGATCAAGTCTCGCGCAGACgacgaggaggaggaggagagcgCGCTGCAGTTCAAAGCGCGGCGCAGACGGAGAACTGCGCTCAATAATCGCCATGGGAAACGGCATGGCAAAAAGTCCAAATCTCGGTGCAGCAAAAAGGCGCTGCATGTCAATTTCAAAGAGCTGGGATGGGACGACTGGATCATCGCTCCGCTGGACTACGAAGCCTACCACTGCGAGGGCGTGTGCGACTTCCCGTTGAGGTCGCACCTGGAGCCGACCAACCACGCCATCATTCAGACGCTCATGAACTCCATGGACCCCAACAGCACGCCGCCGAGCTGTTGCGTCCCCACAAAACTCAGCCCTATCAGTATACTGTACATAGACTCCGGCAACAACGTCGTGTACAAACAGTACGAGGACATGGTGGTAGAACAGTGTGGCTGTAGGTAGCGAATCACACACGAGGGCACAAAAGGCATACGCAAACTTGAACGATGCGTGCAGACGCGCTTGAGCCGCCCAAACTGCGCATTCTCACCTATGCAAAAGGGATTCTTTATCAGAGACGTATTTGACGATTTAAATGATCTCCACCGGCCACTTGTTCACGGTTGTGCCAAGAACGCGTGTACAGTTTCTCTAATCTTGGAACAAAATCTTGTTTTAGGAGGTTCGTCGTCATTTTTACTTACACATGCTGGGTTTCTTTTTGTAATTACGTGTCCAAAAAACcctaaatatttctttaacgAGTCGACGAGGCAGGTAGAAGAAACGCCAGATTTAGTGCGTAACCGTCTGGACAGGATTCACTGAGGATTGTGTTACACCATTATCTCTGTGGACTCAGAAGAATGTGGAGACGGGCACCTGTTCAAACTCATCTGTTAAGATACTGTATGGTATATGGATAATAATGAATGAGCGGAACGCAGTGCCCTGGAAACGCTTTTGGGGGCAAAGGTGAATGTACCAAACGCTAAATAAGGCATAAAGCGATTTCGCTTCATCCCTACAGAGAGAATGATGCTTTTTTTGAGGAGTTTACTCGAGAAAGTTCTCGAGTGAATGTTTCTTTGAAGTGCCTGCACGTTAGGTGAAAAtccacaaaatgtaattttgtactTTCTGAGAAGACACTAAATGGAAATCCATCAACGTTTGCATCTTTACAAAATGCACTTCCGCAACTGTCCAAGTAGTCTGGAAGGAGCGTTTTTTCCCTATCGACtgacaaggaaaaaaaagactCGAAAGCGAGATTCTATTTAAATGCACATTAGCTTTGAATGCACTGTTGTTCATTTTATGagctgtaaatatttgtaaagtAAAACCTAAAGTGCAACGTATGAAGAAATGCGAAGCCACATTTCTTTgttaatgtacatttataaatgcaCTCAAATCGCTATAATTTCTattctataattattttattatttgtgatgTACAGAGTTTCATGATAATCGTGTATTTCTTACGctgataaaacaaatttaatttaaaatgtattcattattgCTGAGGGTGGAAATACCATTATCGATGTCTACCTCATAATTGCATAGAATCTACGTTCTGAGGTGCATTCAGCTAGAGTTTAAGGTTTTtcccaaatatatataaatatatatacagtatatcaaTGGATAATAATCCACACTATTACTGTACTAATAAAAGGAATAAATTTACTTTGTGTGGTGCCACTGACTCCTAAGATCCAAGTCTTTTGACTTtagaaaaagttagaattatacatcatataaaaatatatttatatatataggcctatatatataaaaatgcatatgtcTCAATGGACAATAATCCAAAAAATGAATGGAATAATAGTTGTGGTGCACAACTGACTCCCTTagatactgtttttttttaataattaaaatgcttaAGTATGTCAaatgtgattctgcttgttggCAGGAAATCAGACTTGGTTAAAACTGTTTAATCTAATCTGAAAAATTCagcatgttaatttttttcccaatatttttgtacatataGAAAGACTGATTCTTATTTTCTCCCACATGCATTCTATGGCATAAACTACACTGGAAGTCCTTAACTTCACATCATATGTTATCAATCTCCCAAACCCTTTAAAAGAGAAAGTAATTTTATCAGTGGGGTTAAATAATTGTCCCGGGAAACAGGAGAAGATGACTTCATAGAAGCCACTGCAGCAGCTGTTAAAAGCCATgtttaacttaacttaaaaaaaaaacttgtatccCTGTAAACTGCATGTTGGCTTCCATCATTTTGAATGATATATCACTTTTTAACTACGTAAATTAGATATAATATCGGTGTTCTGCATAAAAACTGAATGCTTTAGGAACACACAAGTGACATTCTTACATGCCTGTGCTTTTTATCCATTTAGTTTCACACAAAGTGTCATACGGAGTTGTTTCAACCATGTGTGAAGTCTAAcatttctattctttttttcaCTCGGCAGCTTCTTTTCATGTGTCCATCTTTTGTTTCCATTCTACTGACAGATCCTCTCCTGAGATAATCCAGCTCTTCACCTGATCTGTTTCACGTTTTTATTAGCTCTCAGACGGTTTTAAAACCCCATGGGATTTCTGTGGCTCGTTTTCACAGTGCATTATTAGCAGAGTTTTTATCCTCGCATACGTTTCTGCTCCAATAATCAGGCCCGTGTAATGGTGCTAATATGTCGTAGAGTAATGCCTCGCACAGTCACCTCTCAGTGTTTGAAACATGTGGACCACAGAGATTCAAGGAAATACATCTCCAGCGTGGATCTGAGCGTATGAGCAACAG
The sequence above is drawn from the Labeo rohita strain BAU-BD-2019 chromosome 16, IGBB_LRoh.1.0, whole genome shotgun sequence genome and encodes:
- the gdf6a gene encoding growth/differentiation factor 6-A, which produces MDALRAVAFYTLFVFLWSLPCCQSAALLSQKRNKGARSAYDGQRSPKFLKEIFASSPGATRRDDFLKDPVVPHDYMISIYRTYSAAEKLGLNASFFRSSKSANTITSFVDRGKDDLTLSPLRRQTYLFDVSTLSDKEELVGAELRIFRKPPGDVQPSPSDVYNLHLLSCRSERPLASRSLDLQDSRKAEWEVLDVWGIFKNRHEGNQLCLQLQVTHGKSETEIDLKQLGFHRHGRAQQEKAILVVYTRSRKRENLFNEMKEKIKSRADDEEEEESALQFKARRRRRTALNNRHGKRHGKKSKSRCSKKALHVNFKELGWDDWIIAPLDYEAYHCEGVCDFPLRSHLEPTNHAIIQTLMNSMDPNSTPPSCCVPTKLSPISILYIDSGNNVVYKQYEDMVVEQCGCR